One Engraulis encrasicolus isolate BLACKSEA-1 chromosome 4, IST_EnEncr_1.0, whole genome shotgun sequence genomic window, acaataaggACAGCATGGCATCCCTGTTGCATACACATTGCATTGTGGGGTGGGTATGCAAGTTTTGGCTATCGCTTTCCAGACAGCTCCTGTTTTACGGGCGACAAAATAATTCAGGCGCAAATACTCTCAGATCACTCATTGTTGTCCATATCAGTCCAGTAAGTGCGGAGGTACTCGAAAAAAATCTACATAACCCATCAAAACCATATTACTATAGTTGCTATAGTATAATGTATTTGCAATCTGTCTCCTGACTTGTTGGTGATAAAGAGCTGAAGGCGTGGTTCATATACTGTTGCGTTATCTCCGGAGCATACACATGTGGCATGGGGGGATATTCCAAGAACCCAGGTGAAATTAACCTagtggtaaataatctaatagaagagcctgtgtagtcctcattttcttaactgacACATGCAGGTTATCTATAATTACTTTCACCActttctgtaggttaacttagccaggttaatCACTCAACCGTGTTCTTGGGATACGCCCATGCTCGTCTGTTGTGATGCCTCTATGGCATATAGCGTGGGGCAGAGCGGTCGTTGCAGACCGACTTCCTCAGACGAACGCCCCTGCGGATAGTCTTCAGCATATCCTCCCCATCGGGCACTGCCGTCTTCTCTGCCCTCGCGCCctgcatctccatccccatccccatccccatccccatctggCTTTGGCTCGCCGCTGCCACCTCTGTCGGGGAGGGGAATGGGAACTGGCCCTCTCCCAGGGCGTGAGCGCTGGCCACCAGCTCCCCGATCTGCTCCACCAGGGTGTGGCGGTTGGCAGCCAGCACCAGGTcctcatgctgctgctgctgctgctgctgctgctgctgctgctgctgctggaagtgGAGCTCCAGAGCGGAGGGCTGCTGATGCGGGGGGTAAAGGCTGGGATCGAACCCGCCGGAGGGGCCCCACGTCTGGGTCGGCAGGCTGGGCCGCTTGGGTGAGCCCTTCATCATGTACTCCACGGCGGCCGGTGAGAGGTCGTCCGGGTACAGATACAGATCCTGGCTGCCGTTGGTCTCAGGGGGTGGCGGGGGGAATCCCGGAGAGTCGGGCACGGTGGGGGTCTTGACCGGGACGATGGGGGGCCGGATGGGTATCGGCCCCACGTTCGACGGGGTGCGCCTCACCCCGGCCTTGGACGACGGGGTTCGGCGGATGGTGGCCGTCCCGGAGGAGATGACCATCCCGCCGAGGTTTATCACGCCCCCTCCAGGCGAGCCGTTGGTCTCGGCAGAGGGGCTGTGCGGCTGGGAGTAGGTGCCCAGAGGAGAGGTGCCCAGTGGGGAGGACGTGCCGTGCGGCGGCGTGCCCACTTTGGTGCCCGCGGCAGGGATGATGCCCGCCGTGCTGGCCGGCCTCTTGGTCTGGATCATGCGGCGGTAGTTCTGCGCCAGGTTGCTGTGGCGGGGCACGGTACAGGAGCGGTCGAAGTCCGTCTGCGGGTCGATGTCGGCGTCGCCGTTCATGGAGTAGCTGTCGAAGTCTGAAcctggggagcagaggagagtgggAATGAATGGAGAacgagtgtagaggagagagagagagagaatgaataaccTCAGAACAGAAacaggacagaaacacacacgcaccgcaaacaaacaaacatacgaaCCAACAGCGAACTTGGacaatcacataacctccttggcggaggtaacaagtGTGATGTTGATTTAATACTGTGTGAGGATGTGGTGTCTTCGGGGTGAGGTacttgtgcatgttgtgtgttgagtgtgagtgtgagcagtgTGTCCTAAGGCGTTAAGTCAAGATGGTGTGGGGATGGCTGGCATCAGAGACacataaccatcatcatcattattagaaAGGTTATGTTGCGCATTTTAAAATGAAATATCATATGAAAACCCCTAAAAATATAATTGTTCCTTTGATACagctttagaaattacattcacaacataaaATCTTTATCTGCTCATGGGACTTCATGGGTCAAGGTGGCCACTTTAACAATGAAGAGACAGGGGAAAACCTTACCAGTGTATTATCATGAGAGGGAACGGTATCTTCAGAGCAAGACGGtgtggtgttctgtgtgtgtgtgtgtgtgtgtgtgtgtgtgtgtgtgtgtgtgtgtgtgtgtgtgtgtgtgtgtgtgtgtgtgttgcgtgtattACCGTGAGAAGGTATGGTGTCTTCAGAGCAAGAGGGTGTGGTGTTCTGTGTGCTGTAGCCACTGGAGTACTGGAGAGACTCTCTGCTGTTCTTCTGCTGCTCCACACTCAGCCCACGCGTCAACACCATGGCCAGCTCACTAGCCGCCGAGGACATGGGCTTCATATgctgggagcacacacacacacacacacacgcacgcacaaacacacacacacacgcacgcacaaacacacacacgcacacacgcacgcacgcacgcacacactcacacaggcccacacacacacacgcacaaacacacacacacatgcacgcacgcaggcactcacgcacgcataaacacacacacacacacacacacacacacacacacacacacacacacacacacacacacacacacacacacaaacgcacgcacgcacgcacgcacgcacgcacacacgcacacacacacacacacacacacacacacacacacggcatgaatatacagtgcacgtacacacataataTGTTGAAAAAATAAATGGCCTGAATAAAGAGAGGAAATGGTGAAGGATtgagaagttttgagaatgaccCCATCAAAACACGTTTCAATCGCAttgaaataacagaaaatgtatagGTTGCATATgaataaaatgtgttcatttaaaTCATGCTCACTATTGAAGTAAGGTCAATCCAACAAACTTTGTTTTCAGAGTACTACGGCTCAAGTTGTACCCCATATAGATACTACATACAGTAATAGACTTCATTACCGCATTACCTTTGCCTGTGCCACTGTAACAGGGCTCATCCTAGCCCTCTGCTGCTCCTCCAAGTGTATCCCAGAGTTCCCTCTGCCCATGTAAGGGCTCTCGGACTCCCTCAGCCTCTCGATGGGGTCGTTCCTGCGGGGCTGAGAGGCCGCCCGGCTCTCATAGGCATTGGACAGCTCATAAGCATTTGACTTTGCCCAATCCTGGAGGAAAGCAGGAGGTGTTTAATGGGGGACAAGTGCCCCAGTGCACTATGGGAGGTGTAGTTTGTTGTGGAGTATCGTGGCAAGGCTCTCTTTCATTGGTCAttgatgcttttttttttactagtagacgtcaggtggtacaactacAGTACAGCTAATGCCACTCTTGTATGATTAAATAATCTAATTAATATTTGGAAAGTCATTATGTACAATCAATCAATATACGTTTTAGATAatccaataaaataaaataaaaaacatttaattctTCCAGTTGTGGTATTAGCTGTTGCTGTACCACCCTGAACTCTGCTACTAAAAGACATCATTGACCAAAATCCACTTTTTTAGAAGGGTGTTGATTATTGCTGGATTGAACACATATACAACTTAACATGTATGCAACTAAGGTTAAAAGCAAAAAATAAGCAATGATATTTTAATGAATGCAAAAGCAAATAAGCAATGATGTTTTAAATAAATGTTAACAAAAGCTAAAAGGGATGTTAGGCAGAAAATGAGTAAATTAGACAGAAAGCTAATCATTAAGCATGAGAGATTTTAAAAAAGCAACTAAAATGGTCAAAATTAAAACAAACCTTCCAGCAAGGAACCTTTGATGTGGGTGAGGGGGTGTTTGATCCGGGGGAATAGTTATGGGGGGACACAGGGATTATGAAAGAGAGAGGCCTGATGgagccagtgagtgagtgagcagggCGGAAGGTAGCAAATGAGCCAAACTGTGGATTGATGAACACATACAGCAGATATTCAGATCACCAAgagcacccaaacacacatgacACAAAGCATAGCAGTACCAGCAGCAATAGCCATAGATATACACAACACTAGACGCTGCCTTCAGCCTTTACGCATGGCGAAGCACAGTCATCTTGTAACATATCCTTGTAACGTATCCTTATTCGTGATGCCGCAGAAATTATCAAACTGAGCCGATGGATCCAGCGTTCATGTCCACATGACAAATTTTTAACCGCTGCTctgatctttttttaaaaaatttttttactgTGGATGTGTGCTGCTGTGCCGATTTGATTGTTTCTTTGGcatcacaaacacaaactgtcAACACAGATTTACTGCCACATAGAGGATCATTTGCATATCGCCAGCTGATGTTTATTTACCACCAAACAGAGATGGTAGTGATCAAATTGAGCCATTTTCCCCTTTGACATGGGTAGTCAAGGCAACATCTAGTATTGCATATCTATGAGCATTAGTAACCACAGAGCAACAAGGGTATTTGTTCTACCAGAGTGCTACACCACCACTATACCGCTGTGAGAGAAAAGGGATCAGCAGCAGTGTTTCTGAGCCAATAAAACACTTTATGTTGTGCTTCCGGTATTTCTATTGGCTTTCTATTTTCATTCAGAAATAAGTAACTGTCTTGACCATGACGAGTTGTTGGAGTTCACACATCAGCAAATAACCACTCAGACAGGCAGTTCTACTGAGGTACTATTCTGAAATACAACCAGTAGGATCCAAATGGAACTTTAAAAAGGGCTTAAGACAACATTGGACTATTCAAGATTTAAGCTAACAAACCGTTCTGTGTCAGGGAGTGCCTCTGGCCTGTGATTTCCAGGGCTATAAAGCTTCCAAAACATTCTTAGCTCGGGCCAGAAACATTCTGATAAGGTGATATCTGAAATGCGGCAGTGTAGCATGCATTAGGAGATTACTTGTTATCAGAATACGCAAAACCCTGAGCCCTTATGTTTGGTGCACGCTTTGTATGCTAACATCATTAGCGGTCACGCGAGGCTGATTATGTAAACATGGTGGTGTAGCACAAGGTTCTGAACAAACACGTTCTGTTTGTGGGGGACTGAGCTGGGGTTAGCGTCAAGGTCATGTTGACCTTGACATGGGGAAAAACCAGCTGCAAAAAAGCCAAATGTGATCTGTGAATGTCTGCAATGGAATATTCTCCATTCCTCAGCAGTACAATACTTTGGGGCATACAATAGCACaaaaaacacagtcacacacatagtaggcatgcacgtgtgtttgtgtgtgtgtgtgtgtgtgtgtgtgtgtgtgtgtgtgtgtgtgtgtgtgtgtgtgtgtgtgtgtgtgtgtgtgtgtgtgtgtctgtgtgtgtgtttgtctatgtgtgtgtgtctgtgtgtctgtgtgtgtgtgtgtgtgtgtgtgtgtgtgtgtgtgtgtgtgtgtgtgtgtgtgtgtgtgtgtgtctgtgtgagtgtgagtgtgagtgtgtgtgtgtgtgtgtgtgtgtgtgttaggaaaaGGGAGAGCGCGAGCAGTGACACTCACCGCAGTGGGGGAGTTGCACTCGCTTACAGACTGACACACCTCACTGGCTTCAGACGAAGCTGAGCTAGAGGATTTCTGTGGAgcggaagaagagaagagaagagaagagaagagaagagaagaggagagaagagaagagaagagaagaggagagaagagaagagaagagaagagaagagaagagaagagaagagaagagaagagaagagaagaggagagaagagaagagaagagaagagaagagaagagaagagaagagaagaaaggagaggagagaagagaagagggagagggaccggagagaggagaggaagagggagaggagaggaaggcagtgaCATGGGAGTGAGATGGGGAGCACTCACAGTGGAGAGCAGCAAAGAGCCGTCTGGGACTAGAATAGGTGAGGGGGTCTAACAGGCTCTAGATGTGCAGGTGATAGGTGAATACAATGGCTTGAAATGGTAAACCCTGCTTTCCGCCTATATGCAGGGAATgataactaggcctactgtaattcaTTTACCTGTTTGAAGAGTGGAGCCATTTAGGATTCGCTGATTTATCAAATTGCCCCAAATATGAGTAAAATTCCCCCCAAAAATTAAATAAATGCCCCAAATATGAGTCAAGACAAATATCAGTCGTTTTCTGAACACAATGTCAGAACTCAGCGTTTCTGCTTTCagctcatgtactgtatgtacttgaagtacttgtttttttttgttggtctgtGATGGTGTTGTGTCCTACTGTACCTGGCTGGTGATGTCCGAGGGCATGGGGGAGGGGGGCTTGGAGTGGGTGTTGGCGTCCTGGGAGACAAAGCCAGAGTCATGGGACGACACACTGCTCAGGCGATGAgtggcccctggtggcaggtGGACCAAACtgcagagagaaaataaaaatattaaagattacaatatttcatattttaataaCATTCTTTGGATGTACCTTTCTGACCACtatacagagaaaaaaacaacaacgaccGAGACATAAGTACGTATGTAAGAAAAGGAATAAGGGGATGCATAATCAAATTGGTGATTGTATGTCATTACTGTTATTAAATGTCTTACCACAGTGAAGCAATGTAGTAAGTAATGATAGGACTCTGAAGGCTAAAAATAGGCCACACATGGCTACACCCAGCTTTAGTCTACATCCAGATTTTACTGCATTTTTAATTCTTGGCCAACATGGCATTTGGTGGAGGTCTGTACATGCTTTCTTGCTGTGCTAGACCACTGTTGAATGACTCTTGTTCCACAGTAAGCAGGGCCagaattaagatggcctgggacccctaagctacaggttgctgttggGCCCACTTGAAGCCAAATTTTGTGAATTCATAGAAAGTGTCATAATTagtaggaattaagaataacatgtctATACCAATATTGAatctcgtcacaattctgcaatttttcacttttggccaatgagGGCCCCCTTGGCAGGTGGAGGACCCTAGGTTGCatccatatccagcctgtgcgttaatccggccttgACAGTAAAACTACatatcgctgctagttactcactcagcgagtgaagtcaatagaatgtctttgTATTCCAGCGAGGTGAGTAGGTGATAGGCGAGttggcgaggagagtacaagcgatgcgatgtgggcggattccgaatATCTTAACTTTGagcaaggcgagtaagcgagtaaccaaccaattggaatgcagagttcagtacttctcgcttttgcattggcagttaatgCCGCGGGAACGATTAGCGAAAGTTCCAtcagcgagtggcaagtaggcaaGTGAACGAGAAGCGAGTATTGTACGTTAAGGCTGCCTTCACTACTGGTGAATAAGTCATTTTCCACAGTCAGGCTGCCTTCACTACTGAATAAGTCATGCTCCACAGTCAGGCTGCCTTCACTACTGAATAAGTCATTTTCCACAGTCAGGCTGCCTTCACTACTGGTGAGTAACTCTTGTTCCACAGTCAGGCTGCCAACTTTACTGTACCTGCACAGGCTGCTCTTCCTGGAGCCAACGCTgctgggggaggatgggggcgTCTGGTAGGACCAGCTGTAATCTGAGCCCTTCAGGTCCActatcacctacacacacacacacacgcacgcacgcacgcacgcacgcacgcacgcacgcacgcacgcacgcacgcacgcgcacacacacacacacacacacacgcgcgcgcacgcacacgcgcacgcacacgcacacacacaggggtagggGTTAATATGACAGTTAcatagttgagagagagagagagagagagagagagagagagagagagagagagagagagagagagagagagagagagaagaaccagggcagagagaagaggaggaagaaatagGTAGGTAGCATAGTTAACAAGAGTgctttaaaaaagagagagagagagagagatgaaataccTGTTCGCTGGCAGCAGGCAGTTTGTGTGGATCAGTGGTAAGCACGGTGAGGTCATCAATAATGGCCTGAAGGTGGGTGACCTCTCCCAGCATGGCAATCTCCCCATTCTGAtttcagaaagagacagaaatgcTCACTTGTAGACTACCACACACCTCTGGTCTTTTACTTGAGAATTAGACTTACTGGACTAGACTTTTCATGTCATGTTGTCcatatcattttttattttttaaatatatttttttagggcttttttgcctttgaagagacaggaaatgagtggggagagagagatggggaggtatcggcaaatgacctgggctggaatcgaacctgggtcaccatcacagtaacccagtgccatacagttaggccacagtagggccacaTTATTttacactctgggtgcattccaatatgcgaccttgcgtcctccacttgtgtttgtggcctcgtagcaggaagtaatatgtcatgatgacatcactgacaacagcattatatttcaatatcttgcaatagCACAATTCTactgtccttttctcatttgcaattgggatggtgaatgaagaatagacccccaaaaattgttttggcgaggctgacagctaggAAACTTAATTTTTTTctgcacggaggaggggccaagaggcggggcaaggccacaagcacaagtggaggacgcaaggttgcatattggaacgcaccctctcactccctcgctcttctcttcctctccactcagcTGCATTAGtcaattcatttttcaatactaagatgagatcaagggggcattgggaagcttatgatgaggtaaagggggcgTTTGTCCACTACAATAGACAATTGTAGTCGAAGAGAAACTTAGCACTCTATGCAAACGTACCACCACTGGCAGCATCATGCTGATGAAGTTGCAGTAGCGCCCCCTCTCCTCCAGGAGGGCTCTGCGCACCGCCTGCTTCTCGGTCTCCTCCATCAACAGATACATGTCACTCACGTCCTGCATAGCATTGTTCAGCTGAGGCTGCAGACCGCCCCGGCCTGGTGGaccgagggagagagatggggggggcagtggagagagagtgagagagagagagagagagagagagagagagagagagagagagagagagagagagaggagagagaaaagagaaagacagggatggagggaaggagagagagagcgtagacagggaaggaaagagagggtggggttggggaagtggagagggcgaaagagagacagagagggagaaagagagagagaaggagaaatatGAAGGGAGATAAGTAGAGAGAAGTAGAGGTAGATGGGTGGGAggtagcgagaaagagagagagagagtagagaatggaggaggggaggtagagaaggagagagagagagaaggagaagaggagagaggaagagagaggaaatgtaggaaaagaaaagaggagagggcatGGTGACATAGAGATGTTGAAGGGTCAGAGCCAGAcagcagagaaggagggagagaatgggAAGACATGAAGTGGAGGGGAAGGAAAGAGGTATAATGAAGAGATGAGAACATGGCATATGGTACTTAGTGTCCATTTGGATCCAACAGCATCAGTGATGAAATGAGGTAACGGCTGCAAGTCAAATGATTTCCTTCCACCCTTGGTCCTTGATCCT contains:
- the LOC134447654 gene encoding protein MTSS 2-like isoform X2; amino-acid sequence: MESVERECGALGGLFQAVVNDMKNSYPVWEDFTAKATKLHSQLRTTVLAAAAFLDAFQKVADMATNTRGATRDIGSALTRMCMRHRSIEAKLRHFTNALMEKLVGPLQDRIEDWKKTAALLDKDHAKEYKRSRQEIKKKSSDTLKLQKKARKGRGGLQPQLNNAMQDVSDMYLLMEETEKQAVRRALLEERGRYCNFISMMLPVVNGEIAMLGEVTHLQAIIDDLTVLTTDPHKLPAASEQVIVDLKGSDYSWSYQTPPSSPSSVGSRKSSLCSLVHLPPGATHRLSSVSSHDSGFVSQDANTHSKPPSPMPSDITSQKSSSSASSEASEVCQSVSECNSPTADWAKSNAYELSNAYESRAASQPRRNDPIERLRESESPYMGRGNSGIHLEEQQRARMSPVTVAQAKHMKPMSSAASELAMVLTRGLSVEQQKNSRESLQYSSGYSTQNTTPSCSEDTIPSHGSDFDSYSMNGDADIDPQTDFDRSCTVPRHSNLAQNYRRMIQTKRPASTAGIIPAAGTKVGTPPHGTSSPLGTSPLGTYSQPHSPSAETNGSPGGGVINLGGMVISSGTATIRRTPSSKAGVRRTPSNVGPIPIRPPIVPVKTPTVPDSPGFPPPPPETNGSQDLYLYPDDLSPAAVEYMMKGSPKRPSLPTQTWGPSGGFDPSLYPPHQQPSALELHFQQQQQQQQQQQQQQHEDLVLAANRHTLVEQIGELVASAHALGEGQFPFPSPTEVAAASQSQMGMGMGMGMEMQGARAEKTAVPDGEDMLKTIRRGVRLRKSVCNDRSAPRYMP
- the LOC134447654 gene encoding protein MTSS 2-like isoform X1; its protein translation is MESVERECGALGGLFQAVVNDMKNSYPVWEDFTAKATKLHSQLRTTVLAAAAFLDAFQKVADMATNTRGATRDIGSALTRMCMRHRSIEAKLRHFTNALMEKLVGPLQDRIEDWKKTAALLDKDHAKEYKRSRQEIKKKSSDTLKLQKKARKGRGGLQPQLNNAMQDVSDMYLLMEETEKQAVRRALLEERGRYCNFISMMLPVVNGEIAMLGEVTHLQAIIDDLTVLTTDPHKLPAASEQVIVDLKGSDYSWSYQTPPSSPSSVGSRKSSLCSLVHLPPGATHRLSSVSSHDSGFVSQDANTHSKPPSPMPSDITSQKSSSSASSEASEVCQSVSECNSPTAFGSFATFRPAHSLTGSIRPLSFIIPVSPHNYSPGSNTPSPTSKVPCWKDWAKSNAYELSNAYESRAASQPRRNDPIERLRESESPYMGRGNSGIHLEEQQRARMSPVTVAQAKHMKPMSSAASELAMVLTRGLSVEQQKNSRESLQYSSGYSTQNTTPSCSEDTIPSHGSDFDSYSMNGDADIDPQTDFDRSCTVPRHSNLAQNYRRMIQTKRPASTAGIIPAAGTKVGTPPHGTSSPLGTSPLGTYSQPHSPSAETNGSPGGGVINLGGMVISSGTATIRRTPSSKAGVRRTPSNVGPIPIRPPIVPVKTPTVPDSPGFPPPPPETNGSQDLYLYPDDLSPAAVEYMMKGSPKRPSLPTQTWGPSGGFDPSLYPPHQQPSALELHFQQQQQQQQQQQQQQHEDLVLAANRHTLVEQIGELVASAHALGEGQFPFPSPTEVAAASQSQMGMGMGMGMEMQGARAEKTAVPDGEDMLKTIRRGVRLRKSVCNDRSAPRYMP